Genomic segment of Peribacillus frigoritolerans:
GCTTATCGTAAATATCTTTACACGGTTCTGCGACACCAGGAGAGTAAGCCAGGCTTAAATCTACTGCATTCCGTACCGGTACTTTCGAAACTGTTTCTAATTTTCCTTGATTCAAGCGGTGCATATGCAATGCTTCTTCTCTTAATGTCATAGTTTCACTCCTAAAACAAATTGGATAACCCATATCTTATATGCTGAAATCTAGTGGTCAGACCACAGCGGCCTGTTTTCAATATAACATAACTATTAAAGTTGTAAAACAGTTATTCTTTCTTGTAAACCACATTCCCTTTTCCGACCAAGTCAAATAATGCCTGCATCAGACTATCTGAAGGATTGACCCAATCCCAATAAGATAGCTGTACATAGCGGTTTTCCCTCTCGTAAAAAAGCATGACCTTGGTTTCACCGCTATGCTGCGTTAAAATTTTTTTTATTTTTTGCAGTGTATCCTTCGTTTGCTTGCCGGCCTCAATTTTCAGGAATATCGTTCCGTTCTGTTCCTCTTTCATCTGCTTCACTTTTTCAAGCGGGTATACGTTCCTGATCAGGAGCTGTGTTTTTCCATCCCGCTCTTCCAATGTTCCTTGCAGCATAACGAGTTGTCCATGATTCAAGTCGGCAGAGTGGTTTTTATAAACATTTGGAAAAACGACCGCTTCAATATCCCCCTCTTCATCACTAACACTCAAGAAAGCCATCACATCGCCCTTTTTTGTCCTTATTGTTTTAACCGACGTAATGTATGCGCCAAGTAAGACTTTTGATTCCTTTTTATCGGTAGCTTCATCTATGGTCAAGCATCCGAAGTGCTGAAAAAGTTCTCTGTAGCTTGTCACCGGATGATTCGACAGATAAAGCCCCAATGCGCTTTTTTCCAATGAGAGTTTGTGCTCGATAGGGATGGGATCGACCCGGTTGTATTTCGGTTTGAGTGAAAACTCGCCATCCGAAAACATATCGAATAGGTCATCATCCGGATTAACCAATTCCGTATGATTGATCGCTACGTCCAAGCTCGCCAACAATGTTGCCCGGTCTTCACCGAATTCATCAAATGCACCTGAATGCACAAGCGCCTCCAACACTTTCCTATTTACGATTTTCCCTGAAACGCGCAAACAGAAATCGAATAAATCAGCGAACTTCTTCTGCCTCCTCGCAGCAAATATTTCTTTCAGGACCGTACCGCCTATCCCTTTTATGGCTCCAAGGCTATAACGGATCCCTTCCTTTTCCGATAAAAACGGGTATCCGCTCCGGTTAATCGAGGGAGGCAGAACCGATATCCCTTTCTTTTTTGCTTCACGGATATATTGCGAAATCTTTTCATCATTCCCGACGACCGATGTCAAGAGTGCTGCCATGAAATATTCCGGATGGTGGGTTTTCAAGTAACCAAGCTGATAAGCGATGAAACTATACGCCACCGCATGGCTTCGGTTGAATCCGTAGTTAGCGAAGCGGACAATCAAGGAATAAATCTCATCTGCCGTTTTTTCGGAATATCCTTGTTTCAATGAGCCGCTCACGAAATGCTGCCGCTCTTGATCCAGTACATCCTTCTTCTTCTTGGAAACGGCACGGCGGAGCAGGTCAGCCTCCCCTAGTGAAAACCCGGCTAAACGGGAGGCAATTTGCATGATTTGTTCTTGATATACGATGACCCCGTATGTAGGCTCGAGGATATCCTTCAAATCCTCGTGAAGGTAATCAATCGGAGCCAGTCCATGTTTTCTCTCGATGAACAGCGGTATATTTTCCATCGGACCTGGACGATATAGGGCATTGACCGCGACGATATCCTCGAATCGGTTCGGTTTAAGCTTGATCAAAACCTTTCGGATGCCATCCGATTCGAATTGAAACACCCCGGTTGTTTCCCCTCTCCCTAAAAGGGCTAGCGTCTCGGGGTCATCCATCGGGATATGGGACAAGTCGAGCTTTTTCCCCGTTCCCTTTTTAATGTTATTTAGAATATTATCGATGAGCGTTAAATTGCGAAGTCCAAGAAAATCCATTTTAAGAAGTCCCAGTTCTTCGAGAAGGTCCATTGGATATTGAGTCAAATGGATTCCGTCATGCCCTCCCTGAATCGGAATATGCTCGGTCAGTGCTTGGTCGCTGATGACGACGCCGGCAGCATGAGTCGAAGCATGGCGAGGCAGACCTTCAAGCAATAACGCGGTTTGAAAAAGTTTTTGATTCAGGTCACTCTCATTAACGAATTCCCTGAGCCTTTTCGATTCCTTGAAAGCCTCGGGAAGCGTGATGCCCATACGGCCTGGAATCATTTTCGATACCGCTTCCTGTTCCTTTGAATTCAAGCCGAAAACACGTCCTGTGTCCCTTAACGCAGCCTTGGCAGCCAATGTTCCGAATGTAATGATTTGTGCTACATGAAGTTCCCCGTACTTCTTCGCGACATAGGCAATCACTTCTTCGCGGCGGTTATCCGGAAAGTCAATGTCGATATCCGGCATCGAGACACGTTCCGGATTCAGGAAACGCTCGAACAGCAAGGAATGTTCGATTGGATCGACATCCGTGATCGACAGGACATAAGCAACCATCGATCCGGCGGCAGAGCCCCTTCCAGGACCAGTCAGGATTTGATGGTCCTTAGCGAATTTCATGAAATCCCAAACGATTAAAAAGTAATCGCTAAATTTCATCTTGGTGATGACATCCAATTCATATCGTAGGCGCTCTTCATATTGAATGGATGGCTCCGGCAATCTTTTCTTCAATCCCTGGAAACAGATGGCTTCGAGCATTTCCTCGGCTGTGACTCCATCTTCAGTAGGGTACTTAGGCAGCAGTGAACGATGAAATGGAATTTCCAGATTGCATTGCGCGGCAATATGTAGTGTATTTTCGAGTGCATCCGGTCTGTCATGGAATAGTTCTGCCATCTGAGCCCGGCTTTTCAAATAAAATTGATCTGATTCAAGAACCGTATGCGTCTCATCCGCCAGCTTGTCGCCATTTCCAATTGCCAACAGGACTTCTTGTGCGAGTGCATCGCTTTCATTCAAATAATAGACCGGATTCGTCGCGACAATCTTTATCTCTAAATCTCTCGCCAGCTGACTTATAGCTTCGTTACCTCTTTCCTCATCCGCAATCGAAAGTCTCTGTATGGATACATAAAAATCATCATGACCAAAAATTTCCATAAATCGCCCTGCTGCCTGTTTGGCTTCTTCAGGTTTTTCTTCTCTCAATAGCGTTTCTATTTGCCCCTCCGCACCCGGTGTGATTGCAATCAAACCCCTGGAATAGGCTTTTAGCCAATTCATCGGAATGCCTGACGGGGATTTCGTTTTTATGGCACTGCTTATTTTAAGCAGGTTTTGATATCCTTGCAGACTTTTTGCCAATAAAAGAAGTCCATGTGACGATTCCCGTTCATCAAGGACATCCGCAAGTATGCCGATGATCGGCTTTATACCCTGTCTCTTGCATTCTTTATAAAAATAGACCGAACCGTACATAACATTTCGATCGGTTAAGGCAAGACTTGTACAGCCATCCGCTTTCGCTTTGGCCACAAGTTCAGTGATCTTCACCGTACTTGTCAGCAGGCTGTATCCGCTCTGAATATGGAGATGAGTATACACGTTTTTTCTCCCACCTTTGTAAGGCATGTTTCTTTTCATTATAGTGTTTATTTCAAAAAAAGAAAATATGTTCTCATTACCAATGCAATTTAACTTCCTGATTTCCGGCGACTATCATATTACCTCTGAACTTCCCATATATATGGAATAGAAGAATATCAAGCAAAAAAGGATGATGATATATGAATGAAGCCTTTGTTCCAGCCTTTCTCAACAGCTTTTTCATATCGCTTGGCGTATTGCTTGGCGGCTCGATAATCGGGGGCCTTGCGGCTTTTTTTACTGGACAAGCCCCGATGACGACTGTATTCCGGCTGTCGGACAGCCTTCGTATTTGGGCCATTGTCGCTGCGATCGGGGGTACTTTTGATATGGTCTATAATTTCGAACGCGGTATTTTCCACGGAGAAACGAAGGATATAGTCAAGCAGGTCCTATTGATTCTATCTGCACTTGGAGGGGCACAGACAGGAGCACTGATCATAAACTGGTTCACGCAAGAGCATATTTCACCATGAGAATTCCTCCCTATCACAGGTCTCCCACCTGGCAGCGTTTTTTTGCCGGAGCCGCACTTGGCGGATTGATCAGCTGGGTGATTTTCTTTTATATGCATGGTGTCCAGCAGGAAAAGCAGATCCGGACCCTTCACGAACAAAGAGAAGAGATCAAGGATTTAAACGGGGAAATCGCAATTTGGGAGCAGGATTATAAAAAATTGAACGAGAAAAACGAGGAAATCCTGACGATTCAGGAAGTGGAAGTAACCATCACGAATGAAAAATACAGTCTGGATCGGCTGAGCATTGCAGAAGCGGAGGATGTGATTGAGGACGACCTTTCCTCTCTTCTCGCCAAAGATGTCGCCAGTGTCTATGACGGAAAGGTGCTTTTGAAAAAATCGATAGAAAATAAGATCGTGACCATCAATAAAAAGCGCTATCGACTTGAAGTCGTCGAGATCATGTTTTATACGAAAATGAATATTGAAATCAAACTAAAAAGGACTACTTCTTAGATGTTGGCTTAATTGATTTCTACCAAATTTAAAGACCAAATCATATGCGATTTGGTCTTTAAGTTTTTTCATTCCGCTTTATTCAACTCTTCCATGTCGGCAAGGATATTATCCACTTCATCCCAGGAATGAATCGACGCCCCTGCTGCAAGCGGGTGGCCTCCGCCGTTATATTTACGGGCAATCGTATTGATGATTGGTCCTTTAGAACGGAAACGGACTCTGATTTCTTTATCCTCTTCAATGAAGAAGACCCAAGACTTAACATTTTTAATCGAACCGAGTGAGGAAACGAGCTGAGATGCCTCAGATGTAGAAGCATGGAATTTTTCAAGTATATCTTTTGTGATGATCATTTTCCCCGTTCCATATGGAAGGATTTCAAAATGCTGCAGCACATAGCCATTCAACCGGACTATGCTTTCCTCGACGTCATACATCTCCTGATATAACTGGGGGCGGGAGAACGAGTAGTGAATCAACTCACTGGCATAGGCAAATGTCTTTTCAGTCGTACTTTGGAATAGGAAACGACCTGTATCGCCAACAATGCCTGCATATAGAAGGCGTGCCGCTTCATCACTCATCTTCAAGCCTTCCTCTTTCCCGAACTGGTAAAACTCATAAATCATTTCACTTGTCGAACTTGCCGATGTATCGACCCAGCGCATATCGCCATATGGATCTTCATTGGGATGATGATCGATCTTAATCAGTTTATCCCCCCTTGTGTACCGTACATCACAAATCCGGTCCGTATTTGCGGTATCACAAACGATGACGAGAGCACCTTCATATGTTTCATCCGAAATCACATCTAACCTTCTTAAGTAATTCAATGACGGTTCTTCTTTCCCGACCGTAAAAATTCGCTTTTCGGGGAAAGATGCTTTCAGGATTTCCGCCAATCCTCCCTGTGAACCATAAGCGTCCGGATCTGGACGGACATGACGATGGAGAATGATAGTATCATAACGCTTTATATCTGCTAATATTTCAGCTTTCATATAGATCTCCCCTTAACATATGTATTATCGAGCCTAATAAAGATGATATATTTCATTTAATCAAAAAATTGCGGAAATAGGAAGACTCATCTTGTTTACTGTGGCATTCTCTTTCATTTCCCGCTACAATAAAAAGGTACATATGTTAAATTGGGGGAATTTCAAACGATGCCTATTCTTGTCACCTTGATCGTTCTTTCATTAGGGGTCTATCTGTTTTATAAAATCAAATCGGTCCGAACCAGAATGCCGATGGAGAAAAAGTGGATTTCAGGGAAGTCTTCCATTGCCCTCGGTGCGTTTGTCGCACTATTCGGAATCAATCAGCTTTTTCTATTCCACACGACCATCACTTATATCATTGCTGCCGTTTTCATCTTCGTTGGCCTATTCAGTATTTGGGGCGGCTATAAAATGTATAAATTTTATTTGCCGCATGCAATCGAAGAAGCTGCGAATCAAAAAGGATAATCGAAATTCGATTATCCTTTTTATTTTTATGATCGGTCGAGCAATTGGCAAGTCAACATCGCCTTGCCGACTAGTTTGCCTTGGTTAAACACTTCAACATCCACTTTTCCGAATTTACGTCCTACATCGAGGACACGCGGATGGATTTCAAGCGTACTGTCGATCTGGACTGGCTTGATGAAATAGATCGTCATGTTTTCCACGACCAAGTCACCGCGCTTATAGCTTCGAAGTGCACGATTTGCTGAGTCGGTGACCAATGTCGTGAACACACCGCTTGAAATGGTCCCAAGGTAATTGGTCATCTGCGGGGTGACTCCATAGTTATACACTTCCTCGCCCTTGCCCCGATTCGAAGTCATCACAAGCTGGCTTGTGATTGTATCGTCGATCGTTTCGCCGACCTGAGGCTGCCTTTGGCTCATTTGCAGTGCCTTCAGGACATCCTGCCTGCTCACGATACCCTTGAGGATATGACTGTCATTCACGACCGGGATTAACTCAATCCCTTCCCAAACCATCATATGTGCAGAAGATGCCACACTCATTTTATCGCCTACGGTCATCGGGTTTTTCGTCATCACCTTATCAATGAGCGTCAACTCTTCCTGTCCGATGATATCTTTTGATGTGACCATTCCTTGAACCTTCATATTGTCATCGACAACAGGGAAACGGCTATGCCCGGATTCCTGATTCAGTTCATGCCAAGTCTGAACCCGGTCACCCACCGTTAAAAAGGTCGTTTCCTGTACGGGTGTCAAAATATCCTCCACCAGCAAGATTTCCTTTTTGATCAATTGGTCATAGATTGCCCGATTGATCATCGTTGCGACGGTAAACGTATCGTAACTTGTTGAGATGACTGGCATCTCCAATTCATCGGCTAACCTTTTAACGGGCTCTTCCGTATCGAATCCCCCGGTGATCAGCACTGCTGCACCCGCTTTTAACGCGTGCTCGTGGGCCTGTGTACGGTTCCCGACGATCAGCAGGTTTCCTGCACCCGTATATCTCATCATGGCATCCAGCTTCATCGCCCCGATGACGAATT
This window contains:
- the dnaE gene encoding DNA polymerase III subunit alpha, whose amino-acid sequence is MYTHLHIQSGYSLLTSTVKITELVAKAKADGCTSLALTDRNVMYGSVYFYKECKRQGIKPIIGILADVLDERESSHGLLLLAKSLQGYQNLLKISSAIKTKSPSGIPMNWLKAYSRGLIAITPGAEGQIETLLREEKPEEAKQAAGRFMEIFGHDDFYVSIQRLSIADEERGNEAISQLARDLEIKIVATNPVYYLNESDALAQEVLLAIGNGDKLADETHTVLESDQFYLKSRAQMAELFHDRPDALENTLHIAAQCNLEIPFHRSLLPKYPTEDGVTAEEMLEAICFQGLKKRLPEPSIQYEERLRYELDVITKMKFSDYFLIVWDFMKFAKDHQILTGPGRGSAAGSMVAYVLSITDVDPIEHSLLFERFLNPERVSMPDIDIDFPDNRREEVIAYVAKKYGELHVAQIITFGTLAAKAALRDTGRVFGLNSKEQEAVSKMIPGRMGITLPEAFKESKRLREFVNESDLNQKLFQTALLLEGLPRHASTHAAGVVISDQALTEHIPIQGGHDGIHLTQYPMDLLEELGLLKMDFLGLRNLTLIDNILNNIKKGTGKKLDLSHIPMDDPETLALLGRGETTGVFQFESDGIRKVLIKLKPNRFEDIVAVNALYRPGPMENIPLFIERKHGLAPIDYLHEDLKDILEPTYGVIVYQEQIMQIASRLAGFSLGEADLLRRAVSKKKKDVLDQERQHFVSGSLKQGYSEKTADEIYSLIVRFANYGFNRSHAVAYSFIAYQLGYLKTHHPEYFMAALLTSVVGNDEKISQYIREAKKKGISVLPPSINRSGYPFLSEKEGIRYSLGAIKGIGGTVLKEIFAARRQKKFADLFDFCLRVSGKIVNRKVLEALVHSGAFDEFGEDRATLLASLDVAINHTELVNPDDDLFDMFSDGEFSLKPKYNRVDPIPIEHKLSLEKSALGLYLSNHPVTSYRELFQHFGCLTIDEATDKKESKVLLGAYITSVKTIRTKKGDVMAFLSVSDEEGDIEAVVFPNVYKNHSADLNHGQLVMLQGTLEERDGKTQLLIRNVYPLEKVKQMKEEQNGTIFLKIEAGKQTKDTLQKIKKILTQHSGETKVMLFYERENRYVQLSYWDWVNPSDSLMQALFDLVGKGNVVYKKE
- a CDS encoding YtrH family sporulation protein, with protein sequence MNEAFVPAFLNSFFISLGVLLGGSIIGGLAAFFTGQAPMTTVFRLSDSLRIWAIVAAIGGTFDMVYNFERGIFHGETKDIVKQVLLILSALGGAQTGALIINWFTQEHISP
- the ytrI gene encoding sporulation membrane protein YtrI, whose amino-acid sequence is MRIPPYHRSPTWQRFFAGAALGGLISWVIFFYMHGVQQEKQIRTLHEQREEIKDLNGEIAIWEQDYKKLNEKNEEILTIQEVEVTITNEKYSLDRLSIAEAEDVIEDDLSSLLAKDVASVYDGKVLLKKSIENKIVTINKKRYRLEVVEIMFYTKMNIEIKLKRTTS
- a CDS encoding DHH family phosphoesterase encodes the protein MKAEILADIKRYDTIILHRHVRPDPDAYGSQGGLAEILKASFPEKRIFTVGKEEPSLNYLRRLDVISDETYEGALVIVCDTANTDRICDVRYTRGDKLIKIDHHPNEDPYGDMRWVDTSASSTSEMIYEFYQFGKEEGLKMSDEAARLLYAGIVGDTGRFLFQSTTEKTFAYASELIHYSFSRPQLYQEMYDVEESIVRLNGYVLQHFEILPYGTGKMIITKDILEKFHASTSEASQLVSSLGSIKNVKSWVFFIEEDKEIRVRFRSKGPIINTIARKYNGGGHPLAAGASIHSWDEVDNILADMEELNKAE
- a CDS encoding YtpI family protein codes for the protein MPILVTLIVLSLGVYLFYKIKSVRTRMPMEKKWISGKSSIALGAFVALFGINQLFLFHTTITYIIAAVFIFVGLFSIWGGYKMYKFYLPHAIEEAANQKG
- a CDS encoding DRTGG domain-containing protein, with amino-acid sequence MATKHEQILKHIDGLPVGEKISVRQIAKALNVSEGTAYRAIKEAENQGYVSSIERVGTIRIEKKKKENIEKLTFAEVVNIVDGQVLGGKTGLHKTLNKFVIGAMKLDAMMRYTGAGNLLIVGNRTQAHEHALKAGAAVLITGGFDTEEPVKRLADELEMPVISTSYDTFTVATMINRAIYDQLIKKEILLVEDILTPVQETTFLTVGDRVQTWHELNQESGHSRFPVVDDNMKVQGMVTSKDIIGQEELTLIDKVMTKNPMTVGDKMSVASSAHMMVWEGIELIPVVNDSHILKGIVSRQDVLKALQMSQRQPQVGETIDDTITSQLVMTSNRGKGEEVYNYGVTPQMTNYLGTISSGVFTTLVTDSANRALRSYKRGDLVVENMTIYFIKPVQIDSTLEIHPRVLDVGRKFGKVDVEVFNQGKLVGKAMLTCQLLDRS